In the Desulfuromonas sp. genome, GGCAACAAGCTTGTTTCGATCCCCAACCTGGAGGGTCTGCACCGGGGCATTGCCATGGCCCTTGTCAACAAGCCGGAAAGGCTCGTGGCCGAAGAGATCCGCTTTTTGCGCAAATCTCTCGGCTGGTCGAAATCCGATTTTGCAAAAAAGTTCCACGTCAGGCCGGAGCAGGTCTCGCGCTGGGAAAGTGAGGCCAACCCCAGGCCGATGCAGGTGCAAAACGAGCTGCTGCTTCGCACTATTGTCGCCAAAGGGCAGAAAATCCAGGATTACGAAGAGCACCTGGAGGAGGTCGCATCAAAGGAGCCCTGCGGCAAATCGTTTCTCTCCATGTTTTTTGAGCGGGAAAAATGGCAGAGCAATCTGCCGCTGTGTCAGTGTTAAATAAGGTAAATAAGCCTGTCCCCTTTTTGCCTGCCTGAAGACATTAGAAAATGGGCATTGCGGAACAATTGGCAACCAAAGGACGCGGAGGACTTGGAGAAGCTGGCAGCCCGATGCTTTAAGTGAAGGATGCCCAACAAATGCCTGCTTTCGACTTGCACACCCACAGCAAATAAGAAACAGAGAGTCTTATATTTTGGTGTGAAATAAAGGGAATGCTATGCCTTTAGATGATAAGCGCATGATGGAGTTGCAATATTACCAAACCTATTATTTTGCAAACATTGTAAATAACGTAATTGATGATCCAGGGCCATTTCTAGTCAATCTCGACGGACTATGGGGCGACGATAAGTGGCTAAATTTTATAGAGCCCTTTCAAAAATATTCTGCTTTTCATCTTTTTCTTGAGTACATCATTGTTGAGCTACTTTGTGACCAAACATCAAAAGTTGATTTGGAAAAGAGGAAAGAGGAGTTAAATAAGTTCGGCTTTGTCCCTTTCCAGAAATACACAAAAAAACTGAAATCACTTCCGATAGAAAATGCCCTGAAAGAACACGGCTTTAATTGCCAAAGCTTTGAAGACTGGCTAAAAGAAAAAGTTAAGACATTTGAGGACGCCGACGAAGATGATGTGTATGAATATTATGGAGAGCTATCTATTACAGAGGGCTTTGATAAGTTAGTTTCTCAAATGGTCGAAGAGGTTTTCTTTCTAATGCTTTTAAATAGGGAAACGCTCCGAAAGTTTAACGATTTCTTATCTAGCATAATCCTTAACAGATCAATTGATGATATTCCATCACAATATAAAAAAAATTTTTCCGATGATGGTACCTTAAAGAGAGTGCGTCCGCCTAAGTGGGCACAACGCGCAATATTCTTTCGTGACCGTGGTAGATGCACGTTATGCAATTGCGACCTTTCAGGGATATTGTCATTACAAAATCAGGGACAGTACGATCATATAGTCCCAATTGCAGGAAATGGGCTCAATGACATAAGTAATCTTCAGTTGCTTTGTTCCTCATGCAACAACAAAAAGTCTGCTGACCCATCAAAGACATCAACTAATTATGAAAAGTGGTATTAATGCCCAACTAATTACTCAAGCGGACTGATTGATACAGATGTGGCTCGCGCAAAGGTTTCTACACTCTTGAAAAGGGCCAACTCCAGCCCGCTCAGCGCGATCCGTTAGGCATAAATAGGGAAAAATATGGCGAATGAAATGATCGACGCGCTAACAAAAGGGATTGGAGCCGAACTTGGCAAGCCTATTCGAATCTCCTTTTATGAAAAAGAAAAACTACTAATAAAGAATAGTGCCTTTCAGCAATGCCAGGGTTGGCAGAAGCAACTCATTACGGATATGGCGGCGCTATCCATCTTCAATCAATTGGTTATTCTCCCTTATCATGGTGCAGGTAACTTCTATACTGATTCTAAAAAGTAAGGGGTTACTCGGGTACGAGTAGGTTCCAAGCATATAGATAAAAAATTTATTGGCTCCGCTTCTAAAATTACTCGCCAATTCTTCGCGATCATAACTGAGTATGAGATTGATATAAATCATCTTCACATCTCGAACATTTCTGATTTTGTAAACTTTTGGGTCGTGAGATCAAGTAACTATGGCTAAGTCTCCATATAAAGACAGGACGCTTTTGTTAAAAGATATTTCGTCATTTACGACAAGAAATGGCGCATTCTTTAAGCAAAATGCAAAACGAATGAGCGATCTATTCGAAATGTCTGTCTACAATGACGCAGTCAAGTACTACCGTCGAAAGAAATATACGATCACGATTAAAAATCTAATGCGGGACGGTACTTTTAAATACAAACTAACCCCAGCCGGGCTTAGTGAGAACTTCTCATATTTTGTTGCCACCAAGACGAATAAAGGAAAGCTAATCGATGTCGTAGAAATCCATCACAACATTAAAGTTCAGTCAAAACATGATACACATATTTACTTCACAGCAGACGTCTCGATCACCCACCAAGATGGCGTAACAACGCAAAAACAAAAGAACAAGAAATCGCATAGCTTTATACCTAGTGAATCTTTACTGACATTTTTTGAAGTTAAAAATATGAATCCATTCCCCGAGGTGCTTTTTAGCTTCACCGGCATACTCTACGAGGTGAAACCGGAATTTGTTCTTAACCCTTCAGCTTTAAACATCTCAACTGGCAAGAAACATTTAACACCATCTTTGGTTTTTTCTGGTTCTGGTGGTGCACACGTAGAGTCCGTAGCAGATAAACTAGGAGACAGATACGGTTGCAATATTATTCGGGGGCTTTACGTAAACAAAGGAAAAATATATTCATATGATAATCTTAGATCTTATGATGCCTAACAATCACATCAAATTCGCTCCCTATGGTCGCCGGACGCTCCTGACGTCGCGCCGTTTATGTAAGCGTTACCCGCCTTCTCCAAAACTAACAACTCCAACGTCCCGAAATAAAACCGTCGCGCAACCTTGACGCTCAACCCGCATTCGTCCAGTAATTCCCTGAGCGCATCCCGATCCGGATACTCCTTGAGGCTGGCGGCGATGTAGGAGTGTACCTCGGCGTTGCCGTGCAGGATGAACCCCCATAATCCGCACCAGTATTTCAGGATGGTGTACTGCAGACGCTGAAACACGCCGTTGGCCGGCTTGGAAAAATCGAGCAGGGCGACGACGCCGCCCGGTTTCAGCAGACGATGGATTTCGGCGAAGGCCTCCTTGAGATCCGGTGCATTGCGCACCGCGTAGCTGCCGGTAACGATCTCGACCGAGGCGTCGTCGAGGCCAGTCTCAACCATATCGGCCTTGATAAACTCAACAGATTCAAAGCGGTTGCGCTGCCGGGCGAGCTCGAGCATCGGCTCGGTCAGGTCGAGCCCGATGATTCTGCCGGCCGGGTACTTCTCGGCCAGCATGAAGGCAATGTCGCCGGTGCCGCAGGCGAGGTCGAGGCAGACCGGTTTCTCCGCCGCCGGCAGCAGCTCGATCAGCGCCCTCTTCCACGCCATATCACGCCCGAGCGACATCGCCCGGGTGGCGAAATCGTAGTGCCGCGCCGCTTCGCCGAAGTGCTGCTCGTTGTATTCCTTCTTGCGGTCGGGCGAGGCGATGTAATCCCTGATCTTGAGATTGAATTTTCCGGGGTTCGACATCGGCTATGCTTTCTCCTTCGTTTCGCGCAGACTGGCCGGCGGTTCGCTCGGCTCCTCTTCCTGCCCGGGAAGGTAGCGCCACATGCTGCCGTTGTGCAGCGAGGCGAACAGCTCCTCGTAGGCCTTGAGCGCTTCGTCCCGGTTGGCGGTATCGATGGTCACCGCCTTTTCGGCGAACTCGTGGCACCAGCGGCACTCTTCGCAATCGACGTCGACGCAGCTCGCCGTTTTGAACCGCTCCATGAACCCGTCGAGGGCCCGGTTGTCGATATAGACCGGCGGCTTGCCTTCAATCGGTTTGGTCATGCCGCGCAGCTCGGCGAGCCGCTTGAGCGGCAGCATGCGCAGCGGGTTGGCGAGGCCGGGGCGGATGATGAAACGCAGGAACCAGCCGAGCCCGCGCTTGTAGTAGGTATGATTCTCCTTGACCCCTTTGAACCCGTAGGCCTGGATCAGGTCGAGCAGGTTGCCGTCGTAGTGCCGCGCCGCGTAGGCCTTGACCCGGGTCATCATCATCTCGGTCGGGATATCGCGTTCGGCAATCTTGAACAGGTCGTACCCCATCTCCTCGTAGATCGGCAGGTCGTCCGGGCGGATCCACTCCGAGCGGATGTAGTTCACCGGATCGCGCAGTTTCATCTCGGTGCACTTGAGAAAACACCAGTCGATAAAGAAACCCTTGTTATCGTGCCATGCCTGCCCGGCGTGGGCGAGGGCGTTCATGTGCATCGGCGACATGGCACAACCTGTCAGGCAGTTGTTGTTGGCCATCAGCTCGATATCGCATTTGACCGCCTGGCGGATCTTCTTCAGGGTCTCGAGCTCGCGGTTGACCAGGATGCTGTCGAGCACGATGCAGTCGGCGCCGAGCTCTTCCCACATCTGCGCCTTGCGCACCCGGTCGACACCGCCGAACACCGAGATTCGCACTTTCAGGTTCGGATAGCGCTCCTTGATCATCTGCAGCATCAGCGGCGAGGCGACGGTGACCGCGGTGACGCCGATGCCGTCGACCCAGGCGAGCAGCTCGTTTAACTCCTTCTGACCCTTGCGGGTGATCTCCCGGTTCCCCTGACAGGAGGAGTTGAGCAGGTAGTTGAAATCCATCCCGGCGTTGCGCACTTGCGCCACATGGTCGGCCAGCTTGCGCCGGGTAATCTTTGCCAATTGATAAGGCGCCCGGCCGCCGCCGACCGCATCGGTCTGCAGCTTGCCGAACAGTTCGGTTACCGGATAATCGCGGCACTGCTCAACCAGCTCCGGGTCAAAGTTTGTAGCAACGCTTAATCTCATGTTACGACTCCCTGTTTTGCCGATTCATACGGCCGTCAAGGCCGGATCGGCCCGTCTGCCGCGAGCAGTTTTTCGGCCGCGGCGGCATCCAGGTCGAAACTGTCCTGAATGATTTCCTTGATATTGTTGCTGACGTACTGCTCGGAAGACCGCCATGCGGCCAGGGTTTCCTTGCCGGTCAGCTGCAGCTGGCCGTATTCGCCGGTCACCTGTGGTGCCGAAAGAGCAATCAGGCTGCGCTCCGGTCCGAGGATGAATTCAATCGCCAGGTACTGGCGTTTTTCCGTTTTATCGGCGCGCTGGCGGAAGCGCTGCCAGACCTCGGTCATCGCCCGGAACAGTTCCTCGCGATAACGTTTAGAATCGACGTGCCCTTCACGACTCTCCGGCCAGCGGCGCTGCTCTTTCTGGTCGATCACCGCGACCACCCGCTTGAGAATACGGCTGGCGAGCAGGGTCTGTACAACCAGCAGATCGCCGCGGCGCAGCACCTGAACTTCGCCCTGCGGTTTTTCGACCGAGGGGACCACGACCCGCTGCATGAGTTGATCCTGTTCGGCATCGAGTGCCTGTTGGTGCAGCGATCCGGCCCCGGCCGGACTGCCAATGAGTCCGGTCAGCAGGATCGATAGAATGATC is a window encoding:
- a CDS encoding HNH endonuclease; translated protein: MPLDDKRMMELQYYQTYYFANIVNNVIDDPGPFLVNLDGLWGDDKWLNFIEPFQKYSAFHLFLEYIIVELLCDQTSKVDLEKRKEELNKFGFVPFQKYTKKLKSLPIENALKEHGFNCQSFEDWLKEKVKTFEDADEDDVYEYYGELSITEGFDKLVSQMVEEVFFLMLLNRETLRKFNDFLSSIILNRSIDDIPSQYKKNFSDDGTLKRVRPPKWAQRAIFFRDRGRCTLCNCDLSGILSLQNQGQYDHIVPIAGNGLNDISNLQLLCSSCNNKKSADPSKTSTNYEKWY
- a CDS encoding peptidase U32, translated to MRLSVATNFDPELVEQCRDYPVTELFGKLQTDAVGGGRAPYQLAKITRRKLADHVAQVRNAGMDFNYLLNSSCQGNREITRKGQKELNELLAWVDGIGVTAVTVASPLMLQMIKERYPNLKVRISVFGGVDRVRKAQMWEELGADCIVLDSILVNRELETLKKIRQAVKCDIELMANNNCLTGCAMSPMHMNALAHAGQAWHDNKGFFIDWCFLKCTEMKLRDPVNYIRSEWIRPDDLPIYEEMGYDLFKIAERDIPTEMMMTRVKAYAARHYDGNLLDLIQAYGFKGVKENHTYYKRGLGWFLRFIIRPGLANPLRMLPLKRLAELRGMTKPIEGKPPVYIDNRALDGFMERFKTASCVDVDCEECRWCHEFAEKAVTIDTANRDEALKAYEELFASLHNGSMWRYLPGQEEEPSEPPASLRETKEKA